A stretch of Pseudophryne corroboree isolate aPseCor3 chromosome 9, aPseCor3.hap2, whole genome shotgun sequence DNA encodes these proteins:
- the LOC134958739 gene encoding Y-box-binding protein 1-like, which produces MGVPSGGDDRRTRTRKTTGQVLWFSATRGYGFIRRTDTKRTIYVHYTGIQKTHRNKYFRSLGSGEWVEFEVTNGKRGVKAINVTGPDGVPVQGNRHATESYQYWRYPRYRKPTLYYQPDYWCSRSREELKDGDSETGRPNTDTPQSDQMPRPPEPEVPKQRELLETSERPVVKGQSETVQQCLQKVIKPQFPPQPKREYIPRSKDVGYRAANLEHTDASVTDQKRGTEAVGHKAVTKIVEPLKSKSLELAIPPSEPKTTIEIPKAAEKSEICSTEVKPVTNSEYTTITGEEFAFRIQQAIQRSMRRDKGVPRAPCRLHAMI; this is translated from the coding sequence ATGGGTGTACCATCTGGTGGGGATGATCGAAGAACCAGAACAAGAAAGACAACAGGCCAAGTATTGTGGTTTAGTGCAACGCGTGGCTATGGCTTCATAAGGAGAACAGACACTAAGAGAACCATATACGTTCactatacaggcattcagaaaactcaTCGGAACAAGTACTTCCGAAGCCTAGGAAGCGGGGAATGGGTCGAATTTGAAGTGACCAATGGAAAAAGGGGCGTAAAGGCCATCAACGTCACAGGTCCTGATGGTGTTCCAGTGCAAGgcaacagacatgccacagagagttACCAGTATTGGCGCTATCCACGTTATAGAAAGCCTACACTCTACTATCAGCCTGATTACTGGTGCAGCAGAAGCAGAGAGGAACTAAAAGACGGTGATAGTGAGACCGGTAGGCCTAACACAGATACTCCGCAATCTGACCAGATGCCCCGACCACCAGAACCTGAAGTCCCAAAACAAAGAGAACTGCTGGAAACAAGTGAGAGACCAGTTGTGAAGGGTCAGAGTGAGACAGTGCAACAGTGCCTTCAAAAAGTGATTAAGCCTCAGTTTCCTCCTCAACCAAAGCGGGAGTACATCCCAAGAAGCAAAGACGTGGGTTACCGTGCAGCGAATCTCGAGCACACAGATGCCAGTGTGACCGACCAGAAAAGGGGCACTGAAGCAGTGGGCCACAAGGCAGTGACAAAGATAGTGGAGCCCTTGAAATCCAAAAGCCTAGAACTAGCTATACCACCATCTGAACCAAAGACCACGATAGAGATCCCAAAGGCAGCTGAGAAGTCCGAGATCTGTTCCACTGAAGTGAAGCCTGTAACCAACAGTGAGTACACAACTATAACGGGAGAAGAATTCGCCTTCAGGATACAGCAGGCTATACAAAGATCAATGAGACGTGACAAAGGTGTCCCACGTGCTCCTTGCAGATTGCACGCCATGATATAA